The uncultured Cohaesibacter sp. genomic sequence CACATGCGTCGTCGCCTATTTCAAGCTTGAGCATTTCACCATTCACGCCGCCAGCAGCGTTAATGTCCTCAACAGCCTGTTCAGCACCGATCCTCATCTGCTGACCGAAGGACGCATACTGACCGGTCATCGGACCAGCGGTCGCGATGATGATTTCAGCGAATGCCCCACTGGTCATTGCGATGGAGCCTGCGAGTGCGACGCCTGCCAAAAGTAGTTTTTTCATAAAAACTCTCCCATAGAGATGTTTGCAATGTTCCGCTGCACCTTGTTTGGCGGCGCAGCTATTCTGGTGTGATTATTATTGAACCTTACGGTCATGTGAGTTTGGCCATTTCTTCAGATTATGGAATGAAAAGGCCTCCCTCTTTGGGCCCGACAGCAATGCAAGGCAAATATCCCCACGACTTGCTGCGGTAGGACAGTGGCGCTGACCGCCACCATCAATCTTGATGCAAATTGGCTTAACCCTCGCGCTCTTTCCATGTAAGAGGGCTGACTTTTTCATAGAGCCAATGATACTGATTCACCATCTGGTTGGTTCGGGTAAACCGGAAGCCAAGCCAGCAAATGATCAATAGGATGATCAGATCGACAAGATAATAGTGAAGCGAAAGCAGGGTGCCTTCGAACAGGGCAAAATGCAGGAACCGCACGGCAGCCGCCAGCAGGATCATGTAGCTTATGATCTGCGAGGTTGGCTTCCAGGTGTTTGCTATGGCGCGGCCAGCCATCCAGGCAGCTCCGCCACCAAGGCAAATCGTAACCAGCAGAAGGGTTCCAAAAGAAACTTCCCAAAGCATTGATCTTTCCTCTCTTAATGCCGTCCGCCTTCAAGGTAGGCTGCTTGAACTTCCGGATTGGAGAGAAGTTCCTTGCCGCCACCCGACATGGTAATCTGGCCGTTGATCATGACATAGCCACGATGCGCAAGCCGCAGGGCGTGATAGGCGTTCTGTTCGACGAGGAAAACGGTCAAACCCTGTTTCTCGTTCAGTTCCTT encodes the following:
- a CDS encoding DUF6867 family protein translates to MLWEVSFGTLLLVTICLGGGAAWMAGRAIANTWKPTSQIISYMILLAAAVRFLHFALFEGTLLSLHYYLVDLIILLIICWLGFRFTRTNQMVNQYHWLYEKVSPLTWKEREG